One window from the genome of Streptomyces sp. NBC_01476 encodes:
- a CDS encoding PTS glucose/sucrose transporter subunit IIB, with protein sequence MTTAQPAPPYPGDKYQATAAVLRDLLGGSGNITALEHCVTRLRLSLTERSLVNDTALRDHPAVLGVLERDTFQIIVGPAAVAPLTAALRHLLGPDADS encoded by the coding sequence ATGACCACCGCCCAGCCTGCCCCGCCGTATCCCGGTGACAAGTACCAGGCCACCGCAGCCGTCCTACGTGACCTGCTCGGCGGGTCCGGCAACATCACCGCCCTGGAGCACTGCGTCACCCGGCTCCGGCTCAGCCTCACCGAACGCTCCCTCGTCAACGACACCGCGCTGCGCGACCACCCCGCCGTCCTCGGCGTCCTGGAACGCGACACCTTCCAGATCATCGTCGGCCCCGCCGCCGTCGCGCCCCTCACTGCCGCCCTGCGCCACCTCCTCGGCCCCGACGCGGACTCCTGA
- a CDS encoding phosphotransferase, producing the protein MTVGSASRLAWRDLPAVVRGAIARRLGAPVSRVVSQEAGFTGGLASRLVLADGRRAFAKGVPQVHPLAAMYEQEAAVATVLPTEVPAPRLLSWFRAGGWIVLLFDDVAGRHPGLQPGSADLLAVLATVGSMSRALTPCPVAGARPVAEALERVSQCWRQLAASPPIDLDPWCVRHLPSLVEWETRWLLAAGGDTLLHADLRPDNMVVAGGGTVVVVDWACGYRGAAWFDMVWLVPYLIMDGHSPASAEEALSGLGVWGMVAEQTVTSLAVSVAGHWEVARRRRSRPELRAYQRREAAAALAWAAYRTGWR; encoded by the coding sequence ATGACGGTCGGTTCGGCTTCCAGGTTGGCGTGGCGGGATCTTCCGGCGGTTGTTCGTGGCGCGATCGCGCGGCGGCTGGGGGCTCCGGTGTCGCGCGTGGTGTCCCAGGAAGCAGGGTTCACTGGTGGGTTGGCGTCCCGGCTGGTCTTGGCCGACGGCCGGCGGGCGTTCGCGAAGGGTGTGCCGCAGGTTCATCCTCTGGCGGCCATGTATGAGCAGGAGGCCGCGGTGGCGACGGTGCTGCCGACCGAGGTGCCTGCGCCGCGGCTGTTGTCCTGGTTCAGGGCGGGTGGATGGATCGTTCTGTTGTTTGACGATGTTGCGGGCCGTCATCCCGGCCTCCAGCCGGGTTCTGCGGATCTGCTGGCGGTGCTGGCCACGGTGGGGTCGATGTCCCGGGCGTTGACGCCCTGCCCGGTTGCCGGGGCACGGCCGGTGGCCGAGGCGCTGGAGCGGGTCTCGCAGTGCTGGCGGCAGTTGGCCGCCAGTCCGCCCATCGATCTGGACCCGTGGTGCGTGCGGCATCTTCCGTCGCTGGTGGAGTGGGAGACTCGGTGGTTGCTGGCGGCTGGGGGTGACACGTTGCTGCACGCGGATCTGCGGCCGGACAACATGGTGGTCGCCGGTGGCGGGACGGTGGTCGTGGTGGATTGGGCGTGCGGTTACCGCGGGGCTGCGTGGTTTGACATGGTCTGGCTTGTCCCTTATCTGATCATGGACGGGCACAGCCCGGCCTCGGCCGAGGAGGCCCTGTCCGGGCTGGGCGTGTGGGGGATGGTGGCTGAGCAGACGGTGACGTCGTTGGCAGTGTCGGTGGCCGGGCACTGGGAGGTGGCCCGGCGTCGGCGCTCGCGGCCCGAACTGCGCGCGTATCAGAGGCGGGAGGCCGCGGCGGCGCTGGCGTGGGCCGCCTACCGTACGGGCTGGCGGTGA